Genomic segment of Strix aluco isolate bStrAlu1 chromosome 8, bStrAlu1.hap1, whole genome shotgun sequence:
GAGCACTTGGGTTGGCCTCATGAATTCTTAGCAGATGGAGTAGCCCTGGCAGTGGAAACAGCTCAGCACTTGGAGATCACAAACCACCAGGAAGAGAGTGGCAAGGAAGGACCAATTTGAACAGCTCTAAccaatttctctcttttcattagCTGCAGTATTTCACAGCCTCCAAACATAAGCAGCAACAAGATAGGCTGCTCACTTGTCCAGCCAGCACAGCTTTTCTAAGACAACAAAAGGGGAGGACAGCAAGGAAGTGCTCATCTCCAGGTGGTTAacagcttcagaagcagagacaCTTGAGGCCCTCTCTCTCTGAGCTTTCTCCTGCTGCCTGAGGAACCCCTGAATTGGTAGACCAAACTGTGGAGGGGTCTTTTTTTGCTGACCCCATCCATTAGTCATTCAGTACACTCACTTGTCATGGGTGTCACTAGTGGTGGTCTCATTCAACGTGAAGAGCTCCTTCAGCTCCCCGAGTGAGAAGTGCCTTTCTACATCTTGCTCTTCATCCACCACACAGCTGCTGAGGGCCTTCTTGTGGGTCTGGCGTTGGAATATCTTCTCCTCTATGGTCCCTGTCTACAGGAGAGAGAGTCAGGACACTGGTGTTAGAGGAGCACTACACTGGGAAAGTGTCACAGATCAAACGGCAGTAAGCTGTCAGGACCATTGAGTGCCTTGCCAGACCAGCAGAGATGACAGGCGAGTTTTATTAGCTGTACTCCAACCACGACCTAGTTGGTTGCCAATCTAACCCAATGCTGCTTCTCTTGTCTTTCACTGTGGCTACAGGGATGGATCCAACTGAGATatggatgaggaaaaggtggagctACCACTTGTGGCTGGAGCTCACACACCACACCAGGTTGTGCTGACAGGAAGGAAGGCAAAGGAGCTGAGCAGCTACAGCCActccctgacaaaaaaaaaaaaacacacaaaaaaaccccaaaaaacccccaacctctcccaaaaaacagcaacaaaagctaGCCCTGGGTGACACAAGCACCAACAGTATTTGCTGGTTCACCCACACAGAGATCAATCACACCTGCTGTCTGGAGGGAGATATCTACTTCTAGAACAGATGTGTAGAAAGCCCAGTATGAtacattttaaaggcaaaaatctGAGAGCAAAATGTCTGTTTTGCAGACAAATGTAATACAAAGGAGGGGGGTGATTAGACAAGATTTGCAGACCTGTTTGCtagttataaaagcaaaaaagctgCCTGCGTCCAGGTCAGACAAAAAGTGGAACACCATAAGGAAGAGATGGGCAAAGAACATCTGTTTTGTCAAAGTAAAATAATTGATCAAGGAACACaagcttacagaaaaaaaacaacaaaaaaaccaaagaacatAAAGCCCCAGTCTGAACTAGTGAGAGGTGAAGGTGAACAAGGGCACAGAGAAGACAAAGTGTTACAGTAGCCTGAAAGAACTAGTCtccttcctgcttttcctttACAGAGTAGGTACCACCCACCTGCTAACTGGCAGCCCCATTCCAAAAGCTGCTGCAATTCCAGGAACATGCTTGCTGTTTATTAAGTACACATACACCCAAACAAAACAGACTGCAGCTAGACTGAAAAGCAGCAACTCTGGCATCAGACACCCCAAGAAATTAAAGAAGTCAGATGCCTAAATGACTCCAAAGGAGCATCTCATCTGGAAAGCCACAGTTGTTCCTATTTCTCAGAAGCCAGTCACCATTAGAAACCAAGGCCTGCAGTAATGACCCTCCAGCTTGAACCTTCATGGTTTTCCATGACAACACATCTAAGGGTAGGAAGCAATTAAGTGCCAATCAATTCTGGTCACcaacaaaaaatttcttcctcttctggtcCTAATCCCAGCAGCTGCAGTCTGGGCTGGCACAAAGAACTCTGCGTTGAGGAGGTGAGAGAAGACTCACTGAAAGCAGTCGATAGATGTAGCATGTCTTCTTCTGGCCGTCCCGCCACACACGAGCCATAGCCTGCTCATCATTAGCTGGATTCCAGTCTGGGTCAAACATAACCAGTCTGTTAGCCCCAATCAAATTCAAACCACAGCCACCTGCTTTGCTGCTTAACATGAAGATAAACTCAGGGCTCTGTGGAAAAAGGCAGGCTTGGATTAAACTACAGATGCAGCCATACTTTTACTTAAAGAATTCAGAACTAGCAGGAGAGCTGCTCATATCTGGCAGGTGCTACTTACTGAGGGGCTGTTGAATCGCTCCACTATCTTTGCTCTCTTTTTAATGGACATGGTGCCATCCAGCCGGACATATAAATACCTAAAATATACAGCATTTACTACAATGAGACTGCTGAGACCTTTAGAGCATCctacttgaaagaaaaaaatctttcacaaacAGCCTTGTAACAAGGGCCTGGACTTTAGAGGCTTTTGCAAAGGGCCAGAGCTTTTCTACTGAGTGGCCCCAGTAGCCAAAGCACAAGCCACATTAGTTACAGATCACAAGTTCCTGCTgatagaaactttaaaaatagcCAGTTTCTTTTACAGTGTAGGCTGCAAGTACAGTCTTGCAGGATTAAACAACTGAAGCCCAAAGACAAACCTTCTGTTCCTGCAGAGCTTTTCAAATAGGTCCAGTGTCTGAGTGTAGTTAGACACTAAAACCACCTTGTCGTTACTGGTGCTTTTTGTAACAGCAAGGATGTAGtccaaaaccagcatttttcctggacaaaaaagaaagaaagaagaaagctagAGCAGAAGTTCCCAAATGCCAGACCttgcagggggtggggggcattGATAAGATGCTAAAAATAGTCTCATGGTTGCCTGTGTTAGGCAGCACATTCATATTGTTGAGTTCCACAGTACCTGAAAGCTGGGGCTCCACAGATTTGGTGCTGTAGCCAGCAGGGAACAAGTCCAGGGCTCCCATAAaaccttcttcctcttccacacACTTATCATGGATAAGAGCAGGGTCTGGAGAACAAATAATGCTCAGAGGCTGTGGAATGCAcaaggaagactgaaaaaaaccccatcaacaGCACAATAACCAAACTCACTGCATGAGTGGAACAACTTACGATTGCAGAGCTTCTTCAAGGAAGTGATGGAAGAGAGAGATGACACACTGATTttgccctcctccagctcctccactgGCTTGGCTTGCTTCAGGAAGTTCTTGTACAGCTCAGCCTGCAGAGGTGTCAGTCTGAAACAGAACAAGAGTTCTACAGTCTCAGCCTACACCCAAACCAACcccatccttcctcctccatctacACAGTGGGTTCTTTTTAGCCTGTTTTTTTTTAGCTACAGCACAGACAGCCTAGAACTGCCTCCAAGGCTGATGGTAGAGCATTGACATCTCAGACCAGAGCTGGGAGAAGCTTGCAGATACTCTGCACAGCCCAGGGCTCTGCTGTACACAGCTGTCCAGAGCACACCAGCTGGCTGGCGGAACCAGTTGTGAGTTGTCCATCCCTGCTTCAGGAGGAAAAGCAACATATTGCCAATGACTACAGTCTCACTCCTAGAGGGAGGCTGTCACCACCAGCATTGAAGGGCTTTTTGTAACTTTTTAGTCCTTCCTCTTGCTCCTCCCATTTCCCAGGCAGACTACATGCTTTCTGGTACCTGCAGCAGACCACCTGCTCAATCTTCACCGGCAGGTATTTGGACAGGATGTCTGAAGTTCTTCGGATTAAACACCTGCAGGGAGTGAAATTAAGATCAGATGCTTGGATGACACGAAATCCCTGTTGTATCATTATTATTGCTCACAAGCTCAACACCAAGTCCCTTTGCTATCTTATCTCCAGAAGTCTGTGACAGCCCAAAACATGGTAAAGGCCAGACATCCACCATCCACACTAAGCCATGCTAAGAGTCTCCATCAGCCCATGCTACAGAGCCCAATATAACCCACTGTCTTTGTGAGGCTTCCAAATTTGGTTCATGAGATTTGGAGGGATCAGGCATGATTCCACCTAACAGAGTCCAGTCCCTTACAAGAAAACTCAGCTCTTCCTCAGACTACCACCAGCATTCTCAACTTGAGCTACAACAGACTAGTGGCATGGACAGCAAACAAGAACAGGATTTAACCACCCCACATCGTGGGCATAACCCAAAGTACAAGCAGGCAGCTCCCCACACAGTAACTTAGCAGCAATCATAGTAGCCAAGATGGGTTCATTGTCTGGTGCAATATTTCAGCAAAGGGCATACCCTTTGGGGCTCTAGAAATGCCCCATGGAGTGGTTCTGCCGCACTTTAGAAGAGATGGGATGGACGAGAAAAAGTGCTGAACTGAGCACCCAGAGTAAGAAAGAAGTGCAGAAACCCAGTTCtgccagaaaaaattgaaaatatgatGTTATGAAACCTACAGAAGACAGCAGGGATATATAGCCCCAAAATCCATCAAAGGCtgttaaagaaaagaataatctGGTCTCCAAACCCATAAGCAGTAGGATGAAAAGTAACAGGCTTAAACTGTGGTAAGGAAGATTTATGTTACGCATTAAGAGCATTTTCTAACTGCAAAGACAGTGATGCCCTGGAAAAGGTGTCCTGGGAAATTTGTAAGGTTTTCAGTGCTGGGTGGGGGTGGACAGTTTAGGTCTAACACCTTCTACCTTGTGACAGCAACATGGATTAGATGCCTTCTCCAGGGCCACTCCAGCCTTACATCTATGATTCCACTTACCATTGCATCACCATCTCATTTGTAATTACTACCAAATTCAACCAATTAATCTGTTAGTACTTATGTGCTTCATCCTCCCTATTTGTATATCATGACTGTTGCACAATAAAGGCAAGGACAGACACCTCAACATAGCCAGGCACAAGCATTCCTGAACACACTTTTGCACCCCTTTTCCagcaactattaaaaaaatatgcaccTCAAGAAGGAATAAGCTCTTCTCCTCccaaccttttctttctcttaggcTTCTGCAAGCTGACCTGAGTCAAGGTCAGGGCTGTCTCTATAGGGAGGCTGTATTCAGTGTGAAATTCAATTTACCATGACTATGAACTGCAGGATTGTATTTGTGATGGTTGCAAAagctcagattaaaaaaaaagtaaaagaaatgaaGACACCAGCAGTGCTGAGAATTCAAGAGTCTCTAGTAAGAGTTCTTAGAGAGAGACAAGTGATTGCCAGCAGATGTGGATAAATGTGTATTCATGAGTAGAAAAGAAGCCAGGTTTAAACAAATACCAAAAATCAACCAAAGAGAAACAAGATGGCATTTTACATCACAGAGGTGCTTCTTGGGGATCAAAAGTCACATCTCTGACACTAGTAGTCTAATCCCATTAGCCCTGCAGAGCCAACACAGCAATGAAAGTAAGCTAGACTCTTATGAATTGGGCACTCAACAGCAAAATTGAGCAACATTCCTTATACTCTTTCTGTCTGCCACTCAACATCTGGGCTGGATGGATCTCCAGTCTGACCCAGTGTGCTCTGTAGTTATGGTAACACAAATAAAAGGATGCTGCCCGACTATTCAAATCCcaggagaaaacagaaacataagaGTCAAATCATGATTCAGTATCGAGTACATTTGCTTGGGGGAGACTGCAGCTAACTGTGCCATGTCAGTGTGCTATTTTCCAGACTAAAGCTACATGCTATGTAGATTTCTTAGGCAATAAATACTTGCACAATCACTTGCTGAATAGACATAACTGGCAAGAGTATTCATTACAGCTACAACTGTAATTTGGAAAGATACCACTGTTGAAGGGCTTATGCAAAAGCGCTGCAAAGAGAAGAGGGATGAAGCTCACCTGTTCACAATGCTGATCAGCTCTTTAAGCCTCTCTTCTCCTTTGTGTCGCTCAGCTTCACTTGCATCTGCATCTCTGCCTTTCAAGATGGgaatttcaaaatgtcttttaaattCCTGTGCAGTCCCTGtacaaaacagaagtgaaaaggtGACAAGTACTACCAAATAACCTTTGATCAGTACCCCACAGCCCCACTTACCATACCACAAGCATAGGGCCCAGCAGATATAACCAACTCTCGCCCCATCGGtatgatttgttttcctttccagccAGGAAAGATTCAAACAGAAGATAATTTTGTACTCCAACAACAATGCACTGCCAAAGGTCATACAACTTTAGTTAAACCTGAGTCCAGTCAGGCATGTACTGATTTTGCTTACATTCCAGCTATACTTTTACTGCCAGATTTGGTCCTTGCAAACAACAGCACAGGCATTACCTGTGCCTGTTCCAATATTATCTGTAATCAGTTGTTTATTACTGGTCATAGGCTGAAAGAGGGAAACATTACTACTGCACGCATACAGCTTTGCTGGCAGTAGTTACAGTATTAATCTCATCTCAGGGAGAACGAACTGAAAGTACAAGGAGACTAGTCTTGCCCAAAGTACAGGTCAAGGGTGGGCAGGGGAAATCACATTAGCTCCCGGTAATAACTACCCAAAATTGAAGCACATGGAAAAAGCAGATGTAGAACACCTACAACCCCATCCCATCTGTTTCTTGAGAAATCCTGAGGGCAGAACAGCTGAACAGGAAAAGATACGGCCCAAGTGCTGCTTGTAAGACTAAGAATCTGATGAATGGTGTTTAACTAGAGTTGTGCATGTACTAGAATTAATGAGAAGCCTCTTGGACTGGATGCCAAACAATCTGAGACAAACATGTGCAACGAGTTACAGCAACAAGGAAATGATTCACAGATTGGTTTATTTTCATTCCTTGACAGAAAGTGACCTCTCTTGACAAAGCCAAGCTGCTCCATACTGGAAAGCAGTAGACCTGCTCCTAACCTCGTGATGCAGGAGAGGATGCAAAGactactttgcttttaaaatgaaaacagagcttgcGGACATAAGCAGAGCATAGGAGTCAGAGACCAAATGTTTCAGTCTGCTACCAGCAATCGTAGGTGTTTGATCCTGAACTCACACTAATCAgcatctcttctccagactcttTTCTTTCTATCTCAGATGAAGTTAACCTCATATTCAGGCCTCATTTGCCTTAAAAAACAAGAGCAGTCTTAACTCCAAATGCTAGACTTCACCCTCAACTTTCTCTCAGATTATCTGAAAATAGGATGGCAGACTGCCAGAAGTTCAGGCTTTGTTGCCTAACTCTGCCACAAGGTACACCATTCTGCCTCGCACCAGTCACTTCAGCCTCCTGTGCCAGATGGATACAAGAGAGCGAGCAGGGAAAAGCTGTCTCCCAGGCTGCCTCTGTACTCAATGCAGAGAGCGAGTCAtgtcaaaccctcctttttgtgGAGCCTCTCCTACAAAGATATCATTCCTGACTTAGATTTCTGAATTTGCTATAGCTTGGGAGTGTCGTGGGAAATACCATTACGAGCTGGCTCTTCCTGCCCAGCAACTCCTGCAGTATCTCCAAGGGCTTATTGTCAGAGAAACTCCTCACCTAGGTGGACATTTTGGCTGACCAGAACAGCTACACAAGATCAGCCAGGTAGTACTCAGGGTCATATATTCATTTCACCTGAATAATTAATTCCCCTTGCGAAACACCTGTTAGACTGGCATACTTTAAAATACAATCTTCCTGAAACAGAGCTCTGATGATATACAGCTTCTAGAACAGGGGACCCTGATCTAGACTTTCTGGATACAAACTGAAGGAGAATAAGTTTCCAACCGGTACCTGACCTTTCTTCTCACTATTGCCTTGGTTGCTGCTTTCACTGGCACTGGTAGCTAGAGGAGGCCTTGCCAGCAACTTCCCCCTCCCTCATTTCTCTCACACATTCATATCTTACCCAGGATGCCTGAATTGACAAAATGCACCAGGCTGAAATATTCAAGCAGGTCGTTCTGAATGGGGGTGCCCGAGATAAGGACTCGTCGAGGTGTATTTAAGCTGTTGAGAGCCTGGTATGTTTGGTTTTCAGAGTTCTTCAGTCTATGGccctttgaaaaaagaaaaaaagaataaagctgaCAAATCCAGTGGCCCTGATGGGAAGCAGCTTGGAGATCCTCATCAACACTGACATGCTGTATCTCCCACAAGGCATCTCACCACTTTTCCCATTCCTGGTAGTGGACAAAGTGTTGTTTGTGTATTCAACTGTTGTGACACACTTCTTCCAAAGGCAAGAATCTGGTGGGAAACCTGAAGCCATTACATGAGGAAACATGACATCACAAGCTTCCCAAACCAGGAACATCTGAGTCACACCCAAGGAAGAGGGCCTACCATGAAAATAACAATCACCACATGGTCTAACTACAAGAACTGTTTCCTGTTCAAGGATGGGGACGTGTTCAGCTAGCAACACGAGGCACTGAACTCTGGACCAGTAACATTGCATCACCCAAGGTCAAGATCACAAGACATTCAGACCACCTTCATATGCAGGACTACCAGGCCTTTGCACACTAATAAAAAGAGGTTCTGCACTTCTTACAGGTGTAATCTGAATACAGGCCCCATTTCCCATGCCTAGGAAAAGCAACTTTATTAGCATCCAAGTGCTATGCTGTAGGACAAAGCGTAAGTGATGACATGCTTTTTCACAAGTGCCAGACCACTGCAGAGCCGAGTATTTACTGGGAGCATAGGGAAGACACACAGCCAAGGACCTGCATTCCCAGCATCCCTAGCTGCTGGCCCCATCCCAGGGGCGCTGAGAGGTGTGGGAGCTACACTTGTGAGTACGCTCGCTCTTTTTAAGCTCCCATCAGCATTGTTTAGCAAATACAAAACCCAACCACCGGGTGGCACCACCATATAACAAATCCTGTCTAACTGGCAGCAGAGGACACCTCAACAGCGGCTGAGGCCCCCAGCTTGATCCTTTCAATGAGGCAGAGGgcacttgttttattttgtccttcagAGCATCTCTGGCTCTCAGTACCTATAACCACAAATAGAGAATGATATATGAAAAAACAACTCCATTTCAGCCATGTGAAAGCAGAGCTTGACAACATGGGCTCAGCAAAGCTAGATCCAGCAGTCAGCAAGCAGGGAGTCAAGCCAGGTCTGCCACCTCGTGAACACGTAGCGCATGAGGTAActcctcacccagctctcccaCCTCTGCCCCAAGCAGGAGACTACAGACAGGGGAAGAGGGTCCTGCCATGGGAGTGCCCTTCAAACTCCCCCACAAGCACAGAACAACTACATACAAGAGCATGCCGTATCagagaatcatttatgttgggaGAGACCTCAGGAATCTCCAAGTCCAACATCTTGCTCAAAACAGAGCCAAGTCAAAAATTACTGAGCAGAACACAAGGCCAGGCCAAACAGAAAGTACTTCTCACTTTAGCAAAGACACatacaaacaaatgaaaaccagagCAGTGAGCCAGGGTACTACCATCCCACCAGAGCAAGGCCTCTTTCAGAGTCAGAAACTGGCAGTGGACCTCCTTTCTTGCTACGTATTTCACAAAGAGGGCCCTAGTAGGTGACCCCACCCTGCAAAGTGGCCAGTTACCACCACCTGGATTTTCTTCATATCTCAGCTCCTGAAAACACCCTCTTTTGTTCAGGCTCACCCAGGACAGAAGAGCTGCTTACCCACAGCCTCTCAAATACCAGAACGGGTGCTGTCCACAGCTAAACCTTGCTTCCTGCTGCCCTCCCCCATTTTAGGAAAGCAGAGCTAGTTTTGCCCAGATGTCAAGAAAATATCAGGAACAGATTGTCCTTAAAGATTCCCCTGTACCTCATCACAGATGACCAGCCCAACACTGCCCTTCTGCAATGCCTCGGCATGGAGTCGGAAGGTCTCATAGGAGATGATCAGGATGGGTGAAGGCACTCGCAGGCCACGCTGGTTCATAAAGCCAACTGCagatgggaagggagaaaaggaaaaaagagggatGAGGAAAACTAATAGAAAAGGGTTCAAACTCTGTAGGCAAAACTTTTGCCTTAAAAATCTAGGAAAACCTGTCTGTTTCAATTACTCTGTAGCATCTCTTCCACCCACGTATATACCCATGCTCCTTTCCCCACAACTGTCCTCATTTCCATCCCCCTCCCACCTCTGCCCACTCCTTTCCTGGATTCTGACTGGAGCAAAGACGCACTGTGACTGCCCTAACTTAAGCACATGACTGAACTTGGGTTATTCCAAAAGATCAACTATTACCAAACATGGAAGGGCCTGATCTAAACATGTTAGTGGAGAGACTTTCATCAGTCTCCAGAGCTCTAACGACAGTTCAGAAATGTTCACATCAGCTACTGTAGGCTTCTTCCAATGCAAGACTTTGACCTAAGTCAACCAACTACACCGTTTGCAAACATTCCTGTACCTAGTTTACGGTCAATCTCTTCTTTGGAGCCTCCATCAATGGCCAGCGGCTGGATCCTTCCCCCCAGCCATTTCTCTACTTCATTGTACCAGTTTCTCACCAGGCTGGAGGGAGACACCACCATGGCTTTCTCGATTTCAGGCTTGCAGTCTGGACTTTGCCGGAGAAGCGTCCACATGAGTGTGATGCACTGCAGGGTTTTGCCCAGCCCCATTTCGTCTGCCATGATACAGCCATGACTCCCGGGGATCCGCCGGCTCGTCACACAGTCCCAGAGGAATTTCACTCCCTGCCAAAAAATTGTTCTCTCAGACCTGGATGAGGACATCAGCAGAATGACAACTTCATTACAGCTTCATTACTGCAATGCACAGAACCGATACTAAAACAAACAGCCAATCTGTGTagcacttccctggggacatGCAGTGTTCTAATGAAACAGTGGGAAATCACCCGAGACACAGCTAAACTGCGGCCACATCTGGTCTGGAACGTTATTGGTGACAACACGTACCTCATAACATGCATGAAATCTTACTCCATTTTAACTGTACAATTATAAGTAGCTTCCTGACATGAATTCCCAGAAATTTCTACTCCTGGCTGCATTAGATAGGCCCAGGCCACCAGCTAACCTGCATTAATTACTGCAAAGAGGTTAATCATCTTAACAACCACCAATTAGgtagttttaaaaacacagaatcatagagtgaGCAGAATTGTTTCTGCTGCCTGATTAACTCCCAGAACACCCTCAGCAGCCCTCATCACTTCTGCCTAGAAGCACAATGACTCAACCTGGGCACTTAAGGTCCAAAGCAGATTTAGCCTCAGAGAAGACACAGGGCTGAGGTTATAACCTACATCACAAggtgggagaagagctcagcCCTGCATTAGGCTCTGACACATCACCAAGACAGATAAAAGGggagggctttaaaaaaaaaaaaaaaaaaaggagacagacaAATGCAAAATGTTCTTCTATCATGTGATGACAGAGTCAGAGAAAACCAGGGCATTGTGCTGGGAACATACAAGCTCCCTGCATTGTCTCAACAAAGCAAGGAGTGAGGGACACAGCCTAAACACCCTGGCCAAATTCACCCCCCTGTGCTCCACTATTTAGGACTGGAAGACGGAGCACCTTCACTTGTACTTTCAAgtccttcttcttctttcttagGCCCTTATTAGTCTTAGACTTATCAGTCAGACTAGAACAGAGACTGCTTTACCAGAGATACCCAGCTGTCAAAACAGAGAGTGCGCCTAGGACTCCAACATAACTATCGTTACTTGACAAAAGCCCCAGCAGGCCGTATCTTACCCAAAAACAGAGTGCCTCCAGCTATGTAGCCAGAGATGAGCATTACACTGGGTCACAGGTTCAGTACCAACTCTGAAATACAAGTACAAGCTAAGAGCAGCCTACAGCACTCCCAGAGCCATCTGAAGATCTCCCATGCAGGGACACATCCAGCTTGACCTGCTTAGCCTGCAAGATCAGCGATCACAGCTTCCATCTGCACTGCCTCTAGGCTTATATGATAATACACTGCACCTGTGCCGAACTTCAAACTGTCCAGATACCTGTATGAGATATTTGGAAATTAGTACCCACTGCTTCAATACTGTGATGTTGCACATATTTATGACATAAAATcgtaaagaaaaagtttttttgGCACTCTCCACTGGCAAATTCCAAGTCTACATAGGTCATGGACAGCTCACACCTACAAAGGGTAGACTCCAAATAAAACACAATGAAGCAGAAATCTACTCCACACTGTGTTGGGAACCAAGGTACCAGAAAAAAGAACTTCAGCATTTCCTGGCTCAGAGACTGCAGAGCTAACTAATTTGCTGGCCAGCAAAACAGAGTCTTACCTGCccaactgtcatggtttaaccccagccagcaactaaacaccacacagccactcactcctccctggtgggatggggaggagaattgaaaacaagtaaacttgtgggttgagataagaacagttcaataattgaaataaaattataataatagtaacaataattttaatgaaaaggaagataacaaaaagagagtgaaataaaacctaagaaagacaagtgatgcccAATGCAATTGCTCGCCACCCACCGACcgatgctcagccagtccccgagcagcaATCCTCCTCtcccggccaactccccccagttaatatactgggcatgacatcatatgatatggaatattcctttggccagtttgggtcagttATCCTGGCTGcgttccctcccaacttcttgtgcccctccagccttcttgctggcagggcatgagaaactagaaatccttgacttagtataaacactaccgagcaacaactaaaaatatctgtgtattatcaacattactctcatactaaatccaaaacacaatgctgtaccagctactaggaagaaaattaactctatcccagctgaaaccaggatacCAACTCACAATTGGGCTGCAACATAATTTATTGCATCTATATCCCGTCACCTTCCACACATAGCTCCACTCAGCAGAGCTACATCTCCAGATTTCAAGGTAAGTAAAGGCTGGACTTTGAGCCCTGACTCTGCAAGATCTCATCTCCCTGCAGAATCTGGTCTTTTCCTAAGGTATCACTGGCAACACAAAAGTCAGCCAATGTGCTTTCCTAGACCTGTGCAACCAGTGCATAACAGTTACAGAAAATTCCCAGTTTC
This window contains:
- the RAD54L gene encoding DNA repair and recombination protein RAD54-like isoform X1, giving the protein MQKEDLTQYILCVPACMASGAALWWAVPLLHLCLCSFILFFPATELSAACWQRAAKQPRCMGLLSAPFVPVSPLQHPINSLFLNIVRLFCKALLSSRKKLFFELCFCLLSGPLGLRALGIKRGGLRSPLHDPFEEGALVLYEPPLLSVHDQLKIDKDKAPVHVVVDPVLSRVLRPHQREGVKFLWDCVTSRRIPGSHGCIMADEMGLGKTLQCITLMWTLLRQSPDCKPEIEKAMVVSPSSLVRNWYNEVEKWLGGRIQPLAIDGGSKEEIDRKLVGFMNQRGLRVPSPILIISYETFRLHAEALQKGSVGLVICDEGHRLKNSENQTYQALNSLNTPRRVLISGTPIQNDLLEYFSLVHFVNSGILGTAQEFKRHFEIPILKGRDADASEAERHKGEERLKELISIVNRCLIRRTSDILSKYLPVKIEQVVCCRLTPLQAELYKNFLKQAKPVEELEEGKISVSSLSSITSLKKLCNHPALIHDKCVEEEEGFMGALDLFPAGYSTKSVEPQLSGKMLVLDYILAVTKSTSNDKVVLVSNYTQTLDLFEKLCRNRRYLYVRLDGTMSIKKRAKIVERFNSPSSPEFIFMLSSKAGGCGLNLIGANRLVMFDPDWNPANDEQAMARVWRDGQKKTCYIYRLLSTGTIEEKIFQRQTHKKALSSCVVDEEQDVERHFSLGELKELFTLNETTTSDTHDKIKCRRCVNGHQVRPPPEGSDCTSDLSQWNHCADKRGLQDSVLKAAWDAAVTFAFHHHSHEEQRGIP
- the RAD54L gene encoding DNA repair and recombination protein RAD54-like isoform X2; this encodes MRRSLAPSQLAKRKAGDDEEEEDRHPPATRKRQKPVSETGSGECYRSPFRKPLAQLTNRPHCLDSSQHEAFIRSILSKPFKVPIPNYKGPLGLRALGIKRGGLRSPLHDPFEEGALVLYEPPLLSVHDQLKIDKDKAPVHVVVDPVLSRVLRPHQREGVKFLWDCVTSRRIPGSHGCIMADEMGLGKTLQCITLMWTLLRQSPDCKPEIEKAMVVSPSSLVRNWYNEVEKWLGGRIQPLAIDGGSKEEIDRKLVGFMNQRGLRVPSPILIISYETFRLHAEALQKGSVGLVICDEGHRLKNSENQTYQALNSLNTPRRVLISGTPIQNDLLEYFSLVHFVNSGILGTAQEFKRHFEIPILKGRDADASEAERHKGEERLKELISIVNRCLIRRTSDILSKYLPVKIEQVVCCRLTPLQAELYKNFLKQAKPVEELEEGKISVSSLSSITSLKKLCNHPALIHDKCVEEEEGFMGALDLFPAGYSTKSVEPQLSGKMLVLDYILAVTKSTSNDKVVLVSNYTQTLDLFEKLCRNRRYLYVRLDGTMSIKKRAKIVERFNSPSSPEFIFMLSSKAGGCGLNLIGANRLVMFDPDWNPANDEQAMARVWRDGQKKTCYIYRLLSTGTIEEKIFQRQTHKKALSSCVVDEEQDVERHFSLGELKELFTLNETTTSDTHDKIKCRRCVNGHQVRPPPEGSDCTSDLSQWNHCADKRGLQDSVLKAAWDAAVTFAFHHHSHEEQRGIP
- the RAD54L gene encoding DNA repair and recombination protein RAD54-like isoform X4, which translates into the protein MADEMGLGKTLQCITLMWTLLRQSPDCKPEIEKAMVVSPSSLVRNWYNEVEKWLGGRIQPLAIDGGSKEEIDRKLVGFMNQRGLRVPSPILIISYETFRLHAEALQKGSVGLVICDEGHRLKNSENQTYQALNSLNTPRRVLISGTPIQNDLLEYFSLVHFVNSGILGTAQEFKRHFEIPILKGRDADASEAERHKGEERLKELISIVNRCLIRRTSDILSKYLPVKIEQVVCCRLTPLQAELYKNFLKQAKPVEELEEGKISVSSLSSITSLKKLCNHPALIHDKCVEEEEGFMGALDLFPAGYSTKSVEPQLSGKMLVLDYILAVTKSTSNDKVVLVSNYTQTLDLFEKLCRNRRYLYVRLDGTMSIKKRAKIVERFNSPSSPEFIFMLSSKAGGCGLNLIGANRLVMFDPDWNPANDEQAMARVWRDGQKKTCYIYRLLSTGTIEEKIFQRQTHKKALSSCVVDEEQDVERHFSLGELKELFTLNETTTSDTHDKIKCRRCVNGHQVRPPPEGSDCTSDLSQWNHCADKRGLQDSVLKAAWDAAVTFAFHHHSHEEQRGIP